The following coding sequences lie in one Trichoderma breve strain T069 chromosome 1, whole genome shotgun sequence genomic window:
- a CDS encoding polyprenyl synthetase domain-containing protein: MDALKNELRTTYVALNATFREYLESQGFDKAIIDHYVQCFSANVGTGKLHRGLATLYIGRQLAKTEVNEEQSNQLCVLAWLVEMLGAHYLILDDIMDESTTRRGEPCWYRQPHIGLMAINDACILKSAIFFFLKKFLRQHLAYIDIVELFVDLGLHTELGQLCDLAAAKEEDIGMFTEEKYWSIVKEKSSYSISGPIMLALAYWRLATPKNLEQTHTFAVALGEYFQVNDDYIDVYGDYEITGKHGTDIQDKKCSWLIIEALSRANEEQRKRLLQNYGKKEPSHVDIVKKVFEELDLPKAFREYEEKQRVKIEGIIAAMDESEGLKRDIFLMLFQGFRKGRQF, from the exons ATGGACGCCCTCAAGAACGAGCTTCGCACAACATACGTTGCCTTAAATGCCACGTTCAGAGAATACCTTGAATCACAAGGCTTTGATAAGGCGATAATTGATCATTATGTGCAG TGCTTCTCCGCAAACGTTGGAACCGGCAAACTCCATCGGGGGTTAGCAACACTATACATTGGAAGGCAACTTGCGAAAACTGAAGTAAATGAAGAACAGTCAAACCAACTCTGCGTCTTAGCATGGCTTGTCGAGATGCTAGGAGCGCACTATCTGATTCTGGACGACATAATGGACGAATCGACAACCCGTCGTGGTGAACCGTGCTGGTATCGCCAGCCACACATCGGCCTCATGGCCATCAATGACGCATGCATTCTGAaatctgccatcttcttttttctcaagAAATTCCTACGCCAACATCTCGCTTATATCGATATAGTCGAGCTCTTCGTTGACCTTGGACTCCATACTGAACTAGGTCAGCTGTGCGATCTTGCCGCTGCGAAAGAGGAGGATATCGGAATGTTTACCGAGGAAAAATACTGGTCGATAGTCAAAGAAAAGTCTTCATACAGTATATCAGGGCCAATCATGCTCGCTTTGGCATATTGGCGGCTCGCAACACCGAAGAACTTGGAACAGACTCATACCTTTGCAGTGGCACTAGGTGAGTATTTCCAGGTAAACGACGACTATATCGATGTATACGGGGACTATGAGATTACAGGGAAACATGGGACGGACATTCAAGACAAAAAATGCTCGTGGCTCATTATTGAGGCGCTGTCTCGGGCAAACGAAGAACAGCGAAAGCGCCTTTTGCAAAACTACGGAAAGAAGGAGCCTTCTCACGTTGATATAGTGAAAAAAGTCTTTGAAGAGCTAGATTTGCCGAAAGCCTTTAGGGAATATGAGGAGAAACAAAGGGTCAAGATTGAAGGGATAATTGCGGCCATGGATGAAAGCGAAGGTTTGAAGCGTGACATATTTCTTATGCTATTTCAGGGCTTTAGAAAGGGACGACAATTTTGA
- a CDS encoding DJ-1/PfpI family domain-containing protein: MASRFRVLMVLSSATKFTTTGAPTGWYLPEFAHPYKVLSEIADVTVVSPKGGFSQVDPGSVKNTATTDSLSHSFLKDNESVWSNTGKISDYIGRGKEFDVICHPGGHAPLFDLAEDNDLKTLISEVYEAGKIVAAICHGVIVLKDVKLSNGQYLVADAPVTGFSNEEEDKVGLTDACPVLVETELVKMGGRFEKSDAPFKAHVTVAHNGRLITGQNPASAPEFAEAIKQSLLKA, from the exons atggcatcCAGGTTTCGTGTTTTGATGGTCCTTTCGTCGGCCACCAAGTTCACTACAACTGGCGCCCCTACAGGATGGTACCTCC CCGAGTTCGCTCACCCATACAAGGTCTTGAGTGAAATCGCCGACGTTACAGTTGTCTCGCCAAAGGGCGGTTTCTCTCAAGTTGACCCAGGCTCCGTCAAGAACACAGCAACTACTGATTCACTCTCTCACTCCTTCCTAAAGGACAACGAATCAGTATGGTCCAACACTGGCAAAATCAGCGACTACATTGGGAGGGGAAAGGAATTTGACGTCATCTGCCACCCAGGTGGCCACGCAC CTCTGTTTGACTTGGCCGAGGACAACGACCTGAAAACCCTGATTAGTGAGGTGTATGAAGCCGGAAAGATCGTTGCAGCAATTTGCCACGGTGTTATTGTTCTCAAGGATGTTAAGCTCTCCAACGGCCAATACCTGGTTGCCGATGCGCCCGTTACTGGCTTCAGcaatgaggaggaggacaaggttGGCTTGACCGATGCATGCCCGGTGCTTGTGGAGACAGAATTGGTCAAGATGGGAGGACGTTTCGAAAAGTCAGACGCTCCGTTCAAGGCACATGTCACTGTTGCACACAACGGACGTCTTATCACTGGACAGAACCCAGCCAGCGCACCAGAATTCGCTGAAGCAATCAAGCAGTCGCTGCTGAAGGCTTGA
- a CDS encoding oxidoreductase NAD-binding domain-containing protein, with amino-acid sequence MQEYSTEEVAVHKTRDDLWVMIHGKVYDVSKYVRDHPGGADVLIDVAGTDATAAYEEVGHSEDADGILKTYLIGTAKDAHEIVRPKTVRLVQQTTESVKSATPSSSSIAKVTLATIPIAGGLSLLLASNGHLNLPEVLGKASLSQLSPRWLPTVHLPQGGFSNGFIAASLLCTAAGVVIGTQLSKFTQIESGFTKYPPHMKSNSVAKSNPQLARGWLEPKEYKSLPLIRKDTLSPNVFLFVFQLPKPTDVIGIPIGQHVAIKAAIDGADVSRSYTPVSNNADLGRLELVIKCYPDGLLTGKYLANLKVGDKVLFRGPKGAMRYKRGLCKKIGMIAGGTGITPMYQLIRAICEDDKDTTEVSLILANRTEEDILLRKELDAFATNYPKNFKVWYMLDQPPQKWAYGKGFVTQAVMTSKLPGPSPDTKVMLCGPPGMVNASKKALVAMGFEAPGAVGKMTDQIFCF; translated from the exons ATGCAAGAATATTCTACAGAGGAAGTTGCCGTGCACAAGACCAGAGATGACCTGTGGGTTATGATCCACGGCAAGG TCTATGATGTCTCCAAATACGTGAGAGACCACCCTGGCGGAGCGGATGTCTTAATTGATGTTGCCGGCACCGATGCAACGGCAGCCTACGAAGAGGTTGGACATTCTGAAGATGCTGATGGGATCCTGAAAACCTATTTAATTGGCACCGCCAAGGATGCTCATGAGATTGTCCGTCCCAAGACTGTTCGACTAGTCCAGCAAACGACCGAGAGTGTAAAGTCCGCCACgccctcatcgtcctctATCGCCAAGGTTACATTGGCAACCATCCCAATTGCTGGTGGATTGTCACTATTACTTGCCTCGAATGGCCATCTCAATCTGCCTGAAGTGTTAGGAAaggcttctctctctcagctgTCGCCTCGCTGGCTTCCAACCGTCCATTTGCCCCAAGGAGGATTCTCAAATGGATTCATTGCAGCCAGTCTTCTGtgtactgctgctggagtTGTTATTGGAACTCAGCTGTCGAAATTTACTCAAATCGAGTCCGGCTTTACAAAATATCCCCCGCATATGAAGAGCAACAGTGTCGCCAAAAGCAATCCACAGCTTGCTCGAGGCTGGCTGGAGCCCAAAGAATACAAAAGCCTTCCGCTGATTAGAAAAGACACGTTATCACCGAAcgtttttctctttgtgtTTCAGCTACCAAAGCCAACTGATGTGATTGGCATTCCTATCGGCCAACACGTCGCTATCAAAGCCGCCATTGATGGAGCAGACGTTTCCAGATCATACACACCAGTCTCAAACAACGCGGATCTCGGCAGACTGGAACTCGTAATTAAGTGCTATCCAGATGGTTTATTGACTGGAAAATACCTGGCAAACTTAAAGGTGGGCGACAAAGTGCTTTTCCGTGGTCCAAAAGGTGCCATGCGATACAAGAGAGGCCTCTGCAAGAAGATTGGAATGATTGCAGGAGGAACGGGGATTACACCCATGTATCAGCTAATTCGCGCCATCTGCGAGGACGATAAAGATACCACCGAGGTCAGCCTGATCTTAGCCAACCGAACCGAAGAAGATATTCTCCTGCGCAAAGAACTTGACGCATTTGCCACAAACTACCCCAAGAACTTCAAAGTCTGGTACATGTTGGATCAGCCTCCTCAAAAATGGGCCTATGGAAAAGGATTTGTCACGCAGGCCGTCATGACTTCGAAACTACCAGGGCCATCGCCAGACACCAAAGTTATGCTCTGCGGGCCTCCTGGAATGGTGAACGCCTCTAAGAAGGCATTGGTGGCAATGGGCTTCGAAGCCCCAGGAGCCGTTGGAAAGATGACGGATCAAATCTTTTGCTTCTAG
- a CDS encoding 3-hydroxyacyl-CoA dehydrogenase, NAD binding domain-containing protein, whose translation MGSAWQPPLNYLTRPVTVLGAGVLGRRIACIWASAGYNVKIRDPSAQQRADGVAYVEENVASYAQKTGKTPGKAEAFEDMQAAVSDAWLVIEAVPEKIQLKIDTFAELDILTPTDCILASNSSSYKSSEMLEKVCDARKSQILNMHYYMPPECMIVELMTDGHTNPEIFPFMVERSREAATLPYVARKESTGFIFNRLWAAIKREALTIMAQGVSVPEEIDSMWTEMFIKGGMAPCRAMDNVGLDTVAFIENHYIAERGLSPEYTVDYLQSNFLESGKLGTKSAKGGLYPPSEAKPITTNGTSNAPKMLVLDVGLSAAAPSMSSGEVLQFSPGEKKPHVLVKGQALPDGIDIDRPSGRIFWSNMGIPGKTDGAIYSANADGTDIRTLVAPGLINTPKQLIVESVDKKIYFSDREGLSNGDLENQEHRQDVSRWCVGVTVAPKLGKFYWSQKGPSKGSQGRIFCANIETPAGQTAQTRDDIRCLLKDLPEAIDLEVDEETNTLYWTDRGEIPFGNSLNKVQLDEFGLTAKSLSFGDYEVLTRHLKEAIGLKLDTKNGRIYMTDLGGNIYQCDLDGKNKSVIYSDDFRAFTGITLL comes from the exons ATGGGCAGTGCGTGGCAGCCTCCTCTGAACTATCTCACCAGACCCGTTACCGTTTTAGGTGCCGGTGTTCTTGGCCGTAGGATAG CATGTATTTGGGCGTCAGCAGGATACAATGTCAAGATTCGGGATCCCAGCGCACAGCAGCGTGCCGATGGCGTGGCATACGTTGAGGAAAACGTGGCTTCATACGCCCAGAAGACCGGAAAGACTCCTGGAAAGGCAGAGGCATTTGAAGATATGCAAGCCGCTGTCTCTGATGCATGGCTTGTCATAGAAGCTGTTCCAGAAAAGATCCAGCTGAAGATCGACACCTTTGCTGAGCTCGACATTCTCACACCTACCGACTGCATCCTCGCCTCAAATTCATCCTCTTACAAATCGTCAGAAATGCTGGAGAAGGTGTGTGATGCTAGGAAGTCTCAGATCTTGAATATGCATTACTACATGCCTCCCGAATGCATGATCGTGGAACTTATGACAGATGGCCATACAAACCCGGAGATTTTCCCATTCATGGTCGAAAGGTCACGAGAGGCAGCGACATTACCGTATGTTGCAAGGAAAGAATCCACaggcttcatcttcaatcgTCTCTGGGCCGCTATCAAGCGCGAAGCTTTGACCATCATGGCCCAGGGGGTGTCTGTTCCGGAGGAGATTGACTCCATGTGGACGGAGATGTTCATCAAAGGTGGCATGGCGCCTTGCCGAGCCATGGACA ATGTTGGTCTTGATACGGTGGCTTTCATTGAGAACCATTATATCGCAGAGCGTGGCTTGTCCCCTGAGTATACTGTCGACTATCTACAGAGCAACTTCTTGGAAAGTGGGAAGCTGGGGACCAAATCCGCCAAAGGTGGTCTCTACCCTCCTTCAGAGGCTAAGCCCATCACCACTAATGGTACCTCGAATGCGCCCAAAATGCTCGTTCTGGATGTTGGTCTCTCCGCTGCTGCACCGAGCATGAGCTCGGGTGAAGTTCTTCAGTTTAGCCCAGGTGAAAAGAAGCCACACGTTTTGGTCAAGGGTCAAGCATTGCCTGACGGCATCGATATCGACCGTCCAAGTGGCCGTATCTTCTGGTCTAACATGGGTATTCCCGGAAAGACTGATGGAGCCATCTACTCGGCCAACGCTGATGGAACTGACATTCGCACTCTTGTGGCTCCCGGCCTTATCAACACCCCCAAGCAGCTGATCGTTGAAAGTGTGGACAAGAAGATCTACTTCAGTGATCGCGAGGGTCTTTCC AACGGCGATCTCGAGAACCAAGAGCATAGACAAGATGTGTCGAGATGGTGCGTCGGTGTCACTGTAGCTCCTAAGCTGGGCAAGTTTTATTGGAGCCAGAAGGGTCCCTCAAAGGGTAGCCAAGGCCGGATTTTCTGCGCCAATATTGAAACCCCAGCAGGCCAGACGGCCCAGACAAGAGATGATATCAGGTGTCTTTTGAAGGATCTTCCCGAGGCAATTGACCTCGAGGTGGATGAAGAGACCAACACTCTCTACTGGACTGATCGCGGTGAAATTCCCTTTGGCAACTCCTTGAACAAGGTTCAATTGGATGAGTTTGGCCTCACAGCAAAGTCGCTCTCTTTTGGGGATTATGAGGTGCTCACTAGGCATCTCAAGGAGGCTATTGGCCTGAAGCTGGATACCAAGAATGGTCGTATCTACATGACCGATCTTGGAGGCAACATTTACCAGTGCGATCTCGACGGCAAGAACAAGAGTGTTATCTACTCGGATGATTTCCGAGCTTTCACTGGAATCACTCTGTTGTGA
- a CDS encoding cytochrome p450 domain-containing protein produces the protein MAVQQFYLLGEPITSAREIDISSNLDLDGLKHLVASYFAIVEPNGIEFQVQESALQEVSDITSVTGPVAISIDGHAVRDPPGPKGLPYLGNFFEIYPDHLGNHQRLFQHYGPVIKTTNMGRVVYQTNDPNIALIAFNESDFFTKKINESHPLYALKTPAAGVFLGDTDTEEWKVAHKFLPPALGPKAVRHYAPTMQKTVEDASKVFDALDEQGEAWNVYQYMLKLGSQAVGKLTLGLDFNHFSSPDAPVHEMVHLIAEVLSLNKKVTSKGDWYSSLPFGDPKRLKDVKHRVEEMVEESIQRAARGGVEDLPLQDAAIEASNMVDYAIRAIDNKGEKLPKSSLVWALVVATGAGFTTTSSLLSWLIYGLVTYPGMQERLLQELIDNDFTEETQITSDYTDRLVFQDKYIKEMQRKHNPSFQPGRTAKTDLILPGGYKIPKDAVVIPALHHIHHNPELWSNPEKFDPDRWDTDEVKNRPKGSYMPFAAGGRMCIGFNFALQEIKVFLPKLIYRYKFTREGDATVEYDPMFQLIRPNNLYVRAERRVKWPPKSGAASPKNGTA, from the exons ATGGCAGTACAACAGTTCTATCTCCTTGGAGAGCCGATAACGTCTGCGAGAGAAATCGACATCTCGTCGAACTTGGATCTCGATGGACTTAAACACTTAGTTGCCTCTTATTTTGCCATTGTCGAGCCAAATG GAATTGAGTTCCAAGTCCAGGAAAGCGCATTGCAAGAAGTCTCAGACATCACTTCTGTCACTGGACCAGTGGCTATCTCTATCGATGGACATGCTGTCCGTGACCCTCCCGGTCCCAAAGGGTTGCCCTATCTCGGAAATTTCTTTGAAATTTACCCAGACCACTTGGGCAACCACCAACGTCTCTTCCAGCATTACGGACCGGTGATCAAGACAACCAACATGGGCCGTGTTGTGTATCAAACAAACGACCCGAATATTGCTCTAATTGCTTTTAACGAGTCCGACTTCTTCACGAAGAAAATTAATGAGTCCCATCCTCTTTACGCCTTAAAGACGCCAGCCGCCGGTGTATTCTTGGGAGACACCGATACCGAAGAATGGAAGGTCGCCCATAAATTCCTGCCTCCCGCTCTTGGCCCCAAAGCCGTTCGTCACTATGCACCGACTATGCAAAAAACTGTCGAAGATGCGTCTAAAGTGTTTGATGCGCTGGATGAACAGGGTGAAGCGTGGAATGTCTACCAGTACATGCTGAAGCTTGGCTCACAAGCTGTTGGAAAGCTCACCTTGGGCCTCGACTTTAACCACTTTTCTTCACCTGATGCACCTGTTCATGAGATGGTTCATCTGATTGCTGAGGTGCTATCGCTGAATAAGAAAGTTACCTCCAAGGGCGATTGGTATAGCAGCCTGCCCTTTGGTGATCCCAAGCGCTTGAAGGATGTGAAGCATCGGGTTGAAGAAATGGTCGAAGAGTCTATCCAGAGAGCTGCTAGAGGTGGCGTGGAGGATCTTCCTCTACAAGATGCTGCCATAGAGGCATCGAACATGGTTG ACTATGCGATTCGAGCAATCGACAACAAAGGCGAGAAACTACCAAAGTCTAGCCTGGTTTGGGCTCTTGTTGTTGCCACTGGTGCTGGCTTCACAACTACTAGCTCCCTGCTTTCATGGCTCATCTATGGATTGGTTACCTATCCAGGAATGCAAGAGAGACTCCTTCAAGAGCTAATTGACAATGACTTTACCGAAGAAACGCAGATTACTTCAGATTACACGGATCGTTTAGTGTTCCAAGATAAATACATCAAGGAGATGCAGCGAAAACACAATCCGTCATTCCAACCAGGACGAACAGCAAAGACCGACCTTATTCTTCCGGGTGGCTACAAGATTCCCAAAGATGCTGTCGTTATCCCCGCTTTGCACCATATCCACCACAACCCTGAGCTATGGAGCAACCCAGAGAAGTTCGACCCAGATAGGTGGGATACAGATGAGGTCAAGAACAGACCAAAGGGGTCGTATATGCCGTTTGCCGCGGGAGGACGAATGTGCATTGGGTTCAACTTTGCACTTCAAGAGATCAAAGTCTTCTTACCAAAGTTGATTTACCGATACAAGTTCACCCGCGAAGGAGACGCGACAGTCGAGTACGATCCCATGTTCCAGCTAATCAGACCGAACAACTTGTATGTGCGAGCTGAAAGGCGTGTCAAGTGGCCGCCTAAGTCTGGTGCTGCTTCTCCTAAGAATGGTACCGCATAA
- a CDS encoding fungal specific transcription factor domain-containing protein, whose amino-acid sequence MLWSSICNYKYTASSYVISQRGYRVQYHSKPANVDVPRTLENQASAGQVGICVLGPHASRGRGSVTKHYHNADIAEGITSPLSMYSQILTSNRNGGKCEYPSGLRPSNAHSSLIALQAQQRVVQQPFPPSFFLDMNIFRQARLELPRPSLAVPAYVSDFLGGDEEVRQMVTTFFGNVYAYMPCISKSWIYQHLLSPLSPVHADSTLLLLSMQLINWTPTASDSPKSPAYIAAKQFFFELENAGNLSIRLVQAGIFIALYELGHCIYPAAYMSVGTCARHAVALGLDKDIKQSNATGLPWDDIEERRRVWWAILILDRFINLGNPPRMLATADPATGDILPADDASWEQGVLHATELFTIGSQSQLRMGRFARFAQATYLLGQVIRHVSDEPRDDAFYVQEAAQLNRTLHALIHLSQSEAETRSLEFCTQTAACYM is encoded by the exons ATGCTTTGGAGTTCTATATGCAACTACAAGTATACAGCATCTAGTTATGTCATTTCTCAACGAGGCTACAGAGTTCAGTATCATTCCAAGCCAGCTAATGTAGATGTTCCACGCACACTTGAGAACCAGGCTAGCGCCGGGCAAGTTGGAATCTGCGTACTTGGCCCAC ATGCAAGCAGAGGAAGGGGAAGTGTGACAAAGCATTACCACAATGCGGACATTGCCGAAGGTATAACTTCACCACTTTCCATGTATTCCCAGATACTCACATCCAACAGAAACGGTGGAAAATGTGAATATCCAAGTGGTCTTCGGCCATCCAACGCGCACAGCTCCTTGATTGCCCTTCAGGCCCAACAGCGAGTTGTGCAGCAACCTTTCccgccttctttcttcctggATATGAATATCTTTCGCCAGGCTCGACTGGAACTTCCGCGGCCTAGTCTAGCAGTTCCGGCATATGTCAGCGACTTTCTGggtggagatgaggaggTCCGGCAGATGGTGACAACCTTCTTCGGTAATGTCTATGCATATATGCCGTGTATATCAAAGAGTTGGATATACCAGCATCTCCTCAGTCCACTATCCCCAGTCCATGCAGATTCCACTCTGCTCCTTCTTTCTATGCAGTTAATAAATTGGACACCAACGGCATCTGATAGTCCCAAATCCCCTGCGTATATCGCCGCCAAGCAGTTTTTCTTTGAGCTGGAGAATGCTGGGAATCTGAGCATCAGACTCGTACAAGCTGGCATCTTCATAGCGCTTTACGAGCTTGGACACTGCATTTATCCGGCTGCTTATATGTCTGTAGGCACATGCGCTAGACATGCAGTAGCACTGGGACTTGACAAGGACATAAAGCAGAGTAACGCAACGGGACTCCCGTGGGATGATAtagaggagagaaggagagtATGGTGGGCGATTTTGATTTTAGACAG GTTCATCAACTTGGGAAATCCACCACGTATGCTTGCTACTGCGGACCCAGCAACTGGTGACATTCTCCCAGCTGACGATGCTTCATGGGAGCAGGGG GTGTTGCATGCCACCGAATTATTCACCATAGGATCCCAGTCACAACTACGAATGGGACGATTCGCACGATTTGCTCAAGCAACATATCTTTTAGGACAAGTCATCAGACATGTCTCTGATGAGCCTAGAGATGACGCTTTCTACGTGCAAGAAGCGGCGCAATTGAACCGCACTCTTCACGCTCTTATTCACCTCTCCCAATCTGAAGCAGAGACAAGAAGTCTTGAGTTCTGTACACAGACAGCAGCGTGCTACATGTGA
- a CDS encoding fungal zn(2)-Cys(6) binuclear cluster domain-containing protein has protein sequence MAKRYQPLLPSSSRSSTGTEQSETSSQQLKRRRSGVAVACNACRRKKIRCDGIRPACSTCRGIAIRCTYRDDYKLTTESQKLLVEVMRILNALPEREALLMLRSLKSETDAAVILSTLRDGVPTIRRPSELRNAVAIMDNSFQTLELESQNPNAYPFLPPMIPQTLPEDAYHQLTTLDGQSAASASSQRSLWDTAPTASKISLCDSRLFQLNISHWTNVPISNEAAARAISLYLETDHPLLGYFDPNLFVSDLVNLKHDYCSPMLVNALLYWACQMYSAVDPNIDVHAAAFCAEAESIWKTEREHDAITNLAAALFLSLGYLGQGRDHAVLSYISQATKMAVRLGLFGVENNDKAKLKVDKLATEAASAYLYAAWGSFNWISLMSLFYRQPGLEGPKYPPHLPIPGFEHDNGADEAMSPNSPGSQSQLPYMGGVFPYLCKFWSIMYGVSLAYNDNQSTLNSSGTLNFAEYKFRELLAWSNTLPSHLLRVNRNPHYVQVLHIWFHTAVLCLFKPSIQQFGISRLRALPKSISSPELVYAASISQLKQLVVNYRLHFASSTYTILWHTALIYLANEILSTPKDDDWFFYFLLCVYGYEQLRRSWRVTASISRALLSMALRKGDITSGTARRILKDLQSDRYRKRFGEIRATFMADLDLAESDPGSATVEKQAGDFEHNAMLRDYTNILDEDEE, from the exons ATGGCGAAGCGATACCAGCCACTCCTCCCAAGTAGCTCCAGGTCCTCCACAGGCACAGAGCAGAGCGAAACGAGCTCTCAGCAATTGAAGCGACGTCGCAGCGGCGTGGCGGTGGCTTGTAATGCCTGCCGTCGAAAGAAAATACGA TGTGATGGCATTCGTCCAGCTTGCTCGACATGCCGGGGGATCGCAATTCGGTGCACATACCGCGACGATTATAAACTGACTACAGAATCGCAGAAGCTTCTTGTTGAAGTGATGCGTATTCTTAATGCTCTTCCAGAAAGAGAGGCGTTACTTATGCTGCGTTCATTAAAGAGTGAGACTGACGCGGCAGTAATATTATCTACACTGAGAGATGGAGTGCCGACAATCCGGCGACCATCTGAGCTTCGTAATGCTGTCGCAATTATGGATAACTCATTTCAAACTCTGGAGCTTGAATCTCAGAACCCAAATGCATATCCTTTTCTACCTCCTATGATTCCCCAGACGTTACCGGAAGATGCGTATCATCAGCTTACCACTCTAGACGGGCAGTCAGCtgcctcagcctcttctcAGCGTTCGTTATGGGATACTGCTCCCACGGCATCGAAAATATCACTTTGCGACTCTCGATTGTTCCAATTGAACATTAGCCATTGGACCAATGTTCCGATATCGAATGAGGCGGCTGCCCGCGCCATATCCCTGTACTTGGAGACAGATCATCCTCTACTGGGATACTTTGACCCCAACCTCTTTGTGTCGGATTTGGTAAATCTTAAACATGACTACTGTTCCCCAATGCTGGTGAATGCGCTGCTTTATTGGGCTTGT CAAATGTACAGCGCAGTAGACCCAAATATTGATGTACACGCAGCTGCATTCTGTGCGGAGGCTGAGAGTATATGGAAGACCGAGCGAGAACACGATGCGATCACCAATCTGGCTGCAGCCCTGTTCTTAAGCTTAGGTTACCTAGGCCAAGGGAGAGATCATGCTGTACTGTCGTATATATCACAGGCTACCAAGATGGCTGTGCGACTAGGTCTCTTTGGCGTTGAAAACAATGACAAGGCAAAGCTCAAAGTTGACAAATTGGCGACAGAAGCGGCCAGCGCCTACTTATACGCCGCTTGGGGCTCATTCAACTGGATTAG TCTTATGTCGCTCTTCTATCGTCAACCTGGGCTAGAGGGGCCTAAATACCCCCCACACCTGCCCATACCCGGATTTGAACACGACAACGGTGCCGATGAAGCAATGAGTCCCAATTCTCCTGGTTCCCAGTCCCAGTTACCGTACATGGGGGGCGTATTTCCTTATTTATGCAAATTCTGGAGCATCATGTACGGGGTGAGCCTAGCTTATAACGACAACCAATCGACTCTGAACAGCTCTGGGACTTTAAATTTCGCGGAATATAAGTTCCGTGAATTACTTGCTTGGAGCAATACTCTTCCCTCGCATCTCTTACGTGTCAACAGGAATCCACATTATGTCCAAGTTTTACA CATTTGGTTCCATACTGCTGttctttgcctcttcaaACCCAGTATCCAACAATTTGGAATTAGCCGTCTTCGAGCCCTTCCAAAGAGCATTAGCTCCCCGGAACTCGTGTATGCTGCTTCCATTTCTCAGCTGAAGCAGCTTGTCGTGAATTATAGACTACACTTCGCATCGTCTACATATACCATTTTGTGGCATACAGCCCTGATATATCTCGCCAACGAAATTCTCAGCACACCAAAAGATGATGACTGGTTCTTTTACTTTCTGCTTTGTGTTTATGGGTACGAGCAACTGCGCCGATCTTGGCGAGTTACCGCGTCCATTTCGAGAGCACTCTTGTCAATGGCATTGCGCAAAGGGGACATCACAAGTGGTACGGCTCGTCGAATCTTGAAAGATCTTCAGAGTGACCGCTATCGCAAGAGGTTCGGCGAAATCAGAGCAACATTCATGGCGGATTTGGACCTGGCCGAGTCCGATCCGGGTTCGGCGACTGTTGAGAAGCAAGCAGGAGATTTTGAGCACAATGCTATGCTGAGAGACTACACGAATAtactggatgaagatgaagaataa